From one Peredibacter starrii genomic stretch:
- a CDS encoding PilZ domain-containing protein, which produces MIKKSYQRRHLRAPFKESVLYADGSYVLKAHALNISEGGILLDELPSFPETDEVPLMISLPQLPALKNFSILKMQTFSRDLFSRHVIRAKARMVRREELSKNLDNIFRSRFGLEFIRISPNEQKYIEDYVSTFSSNLIYLQTMIDSFNTDDETKMRARTLAKILGYNDIEKIAQLRAQVTHDYKSLQWL; this is translated from the coding sequence ATGATAAAGAAAAGCTATCAGCGTAGACATTTACGAGCTCCGTTTAAGGAAAGTGTGCTCTACGCTGATGGTTCTTATGTGCTTAAAGCACATGCGCTGAATATCTCAGAGGGAGGAATTCTTTTAGATGAACTCCCGAGCTTCCCTGAGACCGATGAAGTGCCTTTGATGATTTCTCTTCCTCAGCTACCGGCACTTAAAAACTTTTCCATTTTAAAAATGCAGACTTTCTCAAGGGATCTTTTCTCTCGACATGTTATTCGTGCCAAGGCGCGGATGGTGAGAAGAGAAGAGCTTTCTAAGAATCTCGACAACATTTTCCGCTCTCGATTTGGCCTTGAATTCATTCGTATCTCTCCAAATGAGCAGAAGTATATCGAAGATTATGTTTCGACCTTTTCTTCAAATCTGATCTATCTTCAGACAATGATTGATTCGTTTAATACGGACGATGAAACGAAGATGAGAGCACGCACACTGGCCAAAATTCTTGGGTATAATGACATCGAAAAGATCGCCCAACTAAGAGCGCAGGTCACTCACGATTATAAAAGCCTTCAGTGGTTATAG
- a CDS encoding PhoH family protein, producing the protein MNKTFILDTNVLLLDPLAINKFGPNNKVFIPLTVIEELDRFKKDQNENGRNARYFSRLIDGFRTEGSLFKGVTLEHGGTLQISVTKEYKGPAGAGLKLDLNDNIILASALNLKEAGENVTLITKDINLRIKSDAVNIHAEDYETTDVTVDELYSGQRQVPFDLEKIEEFEKERFLKLEPGDIPSIYPNEYLILVDKNNPFKKVLGRFHAKKGGIVPLIKPKEGVWGIHPKNIEQQFALDALLNNEINLVSLVGKAGTGKTLLAIAAGLECAITKQNYSRVLVSRPIVPMGRDLGFLPGDINEKLGPWMQPIFDNIDFLFGNQRARNEMTTWDELINQGLLHVEPLTYIRGRSLPQQYMIVDESQNLTPHEIKTIITRAGEGTKIVLTGDSEQIDNPYLDSLNNGLVYTIDKLKGEEIVAHVKLSVGERSPLSEIASKLL; encoded by the coding sequence TTGAATAAAACGTTCATTCTGGACACTAACGTCTTGTTACTTGATCCCTTAGCTATCAACAAATTCGGCCCTAACAACAAAGTATTCATCCCACTCACAGTCATCGAAGAACTAGATCGATTCAAAAAAGATCAGAACGAAAACGGTCGTAACGCCCGTTATTTCTCACGTTTGATTGATGGATTCAGAACGGAAGGTTCACTATTCAAGGGAGTAACTCTTGAACACGGCGGAACACTTCAGATCTCTGTAACAAAAGAATACAAAGGTCCGGCAGGCGCTGGTCTAAAACTTGATCTGAATGACAACATCATTCTGGCATCTGCCCTTAATTTGAAAGAAGCAGGCGAGAACGTTACTCTTATTACGAAAGACATTAACCTTCGTATTAAATCAGATGCGGTAAACATTCACGCTGAAGATTACGAAACAACTGACGTTACAGTTGATGAGCTTTACTCTGGTCAAAGACAAGTTCCTTTCGATCTGGAGAAAATCGAAGAGTTCGAGAAAGAAAGATTCTTGAAACTAGAGCCAGGTGATATCCCAAGCATCTATCCGAATGAATACCTAATTCTGGTAGATAAAAATAATCCTTTCAAAAAGGTTCTTGGACGCTTCCACGCTAAAAAAGGCGGAATCGTTCCTTTGATTAAGCCAAAAGAAGGCGTTTGGGGCATTCACCCTAAAAACATTGAGCAGCAGTTTGCCCTCGATGCTCTTTTAAATAATGAGATCAATCTTGTGTCTCTGGTTGGTAAGGCCGGTACAGGTAAAACTCTTCTAGCAATTGCAGCTGGTCTAGAGTGTGCAATCACGAAGCAGAACTACTCGCGAGTTCTGGTTTCTCGTCCGATCGTTCCGATGGGTCGTGACCTGGGTTTCCTACCAGGTGACATCAATGAAAAACTTGGTCCTTGGATGCAGCCGATCTTCGATAACATCGATTTCCTATTTGGTAACCAGCGCGCTCGTAACGAAATGACGACTTGGGATGAACTTATCAACCAAGGTCTTCTTCACGTTGAGCCTCTGACTTATATCCGTGGTCGTTCTCTTCCTCAGCAGTACATGATTGTGGACGAGTCTCAGAACTTAACTCCGCACGAGATTAAAACCATTATCACTCGTGCCGGTGAAGGAACTAAGATCGTTCTTACAGGTGACTCTGAACAGATCGATAACCCTTACCTTGATTCACTTAATAACGGTCTTGTTTACACGATCGATAAGTTAAAAGGTGAGGAGATCGTAGCTCACGTGAAACTTTCTGTGGGTGAACGTTCGCCGCTTTCGGAGATTGCTTCTAAGTTACTATGA
- a CDS encoding pyridoxal phosphate-dependent aminotransferase: MKLNEKAIQLTEEGKVIYNLSGGQLPIKPVSEFIEKIHHQLNFLKSYQYSPSAGFPALRKKLLKFFTDSRRLSLETVENDMDVIVSNGSKHSIYNALGAIIDPGDEVILLAPYWVSYPEMIKFWGGVPMVVKSNVFDAFVPAIEDIRKIISPRTKAIIVNSPNNPSGVHYSESWMREFAELLKENPHIVAISDEVYSDISYFDPKPTYFYQFDRSLLERTIIVHAISKTLAATGLRIGWAIAPADVVQAMGRIQGQTTSGPNSLAQRALLDFDLHFLESFLTPVKNHIRTNAATLREKFREANLGHCWYQSTSAFYFMIDFSRTPMFKRFPGDEDHSYQIADELLNNEGITVVPGVDFGIPNTARISLVIEEVPFQEAITKIVRYLNKF, translated from the coding sequence ATGAAGCTCAACGAGAAGGCGATCCAACTCACTGAAGAGGGGAAAGTCATCTACAATCTATCAGGTGGGCAGCTACCGATTAAGCCAGTTTCTGAGTTTATTGAAAAAATTCATCACCAATTAAACTTTCTGAAGAGTTATCAGTATTCTCCATCAGCGGGATTTCCTGCTCTTAGAAAAAAACTGCTAAAATTTTTCACCGATTCCCGTCGTCTTTCGCTGGAAACAGTGGAAAACGATATGGATGTGATTGTGAGCAACGGTTCCAAGCATTCTATCTATAATGCTTTGGGCGCCATCATTGATCCAGGTGATGAAGTGATTCTACTCGCTCCTTATTGGGTGTCTTATCCTGAGATGATTAAATTCTGGGGTGGAGTACCGATGGTGGTGAAGTCGAATGTGTTCGATGCCTTCGTTCCGGCGATCGAAGACATCAGAAAAATTATTTCTCCTCGTACTAAGGCCATCATTGTAAACAGTCCGAATAATCCATCTGGAGTTCATTATTCTGAATCATGGATGAGAGAATTTGCTGAATTACTAAAAGAGAACCCTCACATCGTGGCGATCTCAGATGAAGTGTATTCAGATATTAGTTACTTTGATCCTAAGCCAACTTACTTCTATCAATTTGATCGCTCACTGCTTGAGCGCACGATCATCGTTCATGCGATTTCTAAAACTCTGGCAGCGACCGGACTTCGAATTGGTTGGGCGATTGCTCCTGCGGACGTTGTGCAGGCGATGGGAAGAATTCAGGGCCAGACAACTTCTGGACCAAACAGTCTCGCGCAACGGGCGCTTTTGGATTTTGATCTGCATTTCCTGGAGAGTTTCTTAACTCCGGTAAAAAATCACATTCGTACTAACGCTGCGACTTTGAGAGAAAAGTTTCGCGAGGCGAATCTTGGTCACTGTTGGTATCAATCTACTTCAGCTTTCTATTTTATGATCGATTTCTCCCGCACGCCGATGTTCAAGCGGTTTCCTGGGGACGAGGATCATTCCTATCAGATTGCCGACGAGCTTCTTAATAATGAAGGCATCACGGTTGTTCCGGGAGTTGATTTCGGAATTCCCAATACCGCGAGAATCTCACTGGTTATTGAAGAGGTGCCTTTCCAAGAGGCCATTACTAAAATCGTCAGGTATTTAAACAAGTTCTAA
- the coaD gene encoding pantetheine-phosphate adenylyltransferase — translation MEKKRALYAGTFDPFTNGHLDIVQRAIKIFDEIVVLVAVSPNKKPFMTSEQRVNVLKKLFAHEPKVKVDSWGGLIVEYARQNKIGSIVRGLRPTGDFEIEFQMASMNRKINPDCDTVFLMTSEKLYYISSSLVKEVYNHNGDITSFVPPLVHEEMKKIKD, via the coding sequence TTGGAAAAGAAACGTGCGTTGTACGCCGGTACTTTCGACCCATTTACTAACGGTCACCTCGACATCGTTCAACGGGCCATCAAGATTTTTGATGAGATCGTTGTTCTCGTTGCCGTATCTCCCAACAAAAAACCATTCATGACTAGTGAACAGCGTGTGAATGTTCTGAAAAAACTTTTCGCGCATGAACCGAAAGTTAAAGTTGATAGCTGGGGCGGTTTGATCGTTGAGTATGCTCGCCAGAATAAAATCGGTTCGATTGTCAGAGGTCTTCGTCCAACGGGTGATTTTGAGATTGAATTTCAGATGGCCTCAATGAATCGTAAGATCAATCCTGATTGCGATACGGTTTTCCTTATGACGAGTGAAAAGCTTTATTACATTTCAAGCTCGCTAGTGAAGGAAGTTTATAATCATAATGGAGACATTACTTCGTTTGTTCCGCCTTTGGTTCACGAAGAGATGAAGAAGATTAAGGATTAA
- a CDS encoding RsmD family RNA methyltransferase has product MSIKILGGIARGYPLATPKADSTRPTSVLIKRKLFDWRQHMDEYIFVDLCAGSGAMGYEALSRGSQKVFVNDSMRGAFLTLKDNKANLEKAFKFEPDMITVTNLDAKNWVQKELQYQLPETENVILFFDPPYENHALYFDVLKILKEMNFQGEVWVESDRLKGPKIDLVTGAFQSVIKKVEQGDHFVVVGKLV; this is encoded by the coding sequence ATGTCTATAAAGATCTTAGGTGGAATTGCCAGAGGATATCCTTTGGCAACTCCTAAGGCCGATTCCACCCGGCCAACTTCTGTTCTCATTAAACGTAAACTTTTCGACTGGCGCCAACACATGGACGAATATATTTTCGTGGATCTTTGTGCGGGCTCAGGGGCCATGGGTTATGAGGCACTTTCTCGTGGTTCACAAAAAGTCTTTGTGAACGATTCCATGAGAGGGGCATTTCTTACCTTGAAAGATAACAAGGCCAATCTAGAAAAGGCCTTTAAATTTGAACCGGACATGATCACTGTCACTAACTTGGACGCAAAAAACTGGGTCCAAAAAGAGCTTCAGTATCAGTTACCGGAAACAGAAAATGTGATTCTTTTCTTCGATCCTCCCTATGAAAACCATGCTCTTTACTTTGATGTTCTGAAGATCTTAAAAGAGATGAACTTCCAGGGTGAAGTGTGGGTTGAATCCGACCGCCTCAAAGGTCCAAAGATCGATCTCGTCACGGGAGCATTCCAATCAGTTATTAAAAAAGTGGAACAGGGCGATCATTTTGTCGTCGTCGGCAAATTGGTATAA
- the dtd gene encoding D-aminoacyl-tRNA deacylase, with protein sequence MKIVVQRVQEASVSVDSEIVGQIGSGLLLLVCFEQGDTEDSLHKAIDKISKLRIFDDAEGRMNLDIQAVKGEILSVSQFTLSWDGTGGHRPSFEKSMAPQEARLKYALFNRELRNRGFTVKEGTFGAFMKVSLVNDGPVTFILQF encoded by the coding sequence GTGAAAATCGTAGTTCAACGAGTTCAAGAGGCCTCTGTATCAGTTGACTCTGAAATCGTAGGACAAATCGGTTCCGGACTTCTTCTTTTAGTTTGTTTTGAACAAGGTGACACTGAAGATTCCCTTCACAAGGCGATTGATAAAATTTCAAAACTTCGCATTTTCGACGACGCTGAAGGCCGCATGAATTTAGATATTCAGGCCGTAAAAGGCGAAATCCTATCTGTCAGCCAATTCACTTTGAGCTGGGACGGAACCGGTGGACATCGCCCGAGTTTCGAGAAATCCATGGCACCACAAGAAGCGCGTTTAAAGTATGCACTTTTTAATCGAGAACTAAGAAATCGTGGATTTACAGTGAAGGAAGGAACGTTCGGAGCGTTTATGAAAGTGTCACTGGTCAACGATGGACCAGTGACGTTTATTCTTCAATTTTAG
- a CDS encoding anti-sigma factor — translation MMDKTYTQFQKKIVPYLDGSLSAEETAEFEAFVHTHPEFGAQIKSKEEEIQGLKAMIPMPVLTRESQETLESEIRTSIFNLLKEEPKGLFDSVRIKFEDWFSR, via the coding sequence ATGATGGATAAAACCTATACTCAGTTTCAAAAGAAGATTGTTCCTTATCTAGATGGCTCTCTTTCTGCAGAAGAAACTGCAGAGTTTGAGGCCTTCGTTCATACCCATCCGGAATTTGGTGCTCAGATTAAGAGTAAGGAAGAAGAGATCCAGGGTCTTAAGGCCATGATCCCGATGCCTGTTCTGACAAGAGAATCTCAGGAGACTCTTGAGTCTGAAATTCGCACATCGATTTTTAATCTTCTCAAAGAAGAGCCAAAGGGACTGTTCGATTCTGTTCGAATTAAGTTCGAAGATTGGTTTAGCCGTTAA
- a CDS encoding ATP-grasp domain-containing protein, whose amino-acid sequence MRHLLLIDPIEKLNIKKDSSLMLALAMQKRGIECYVLFERDFAIHNQGMQKLRVHSFKGTLKEDQIYLASFETTGEKVIELTTNDVLHMRLDPPFDSRYLRILWMLDHLVSMGIKVMNDPRGIMNFNEKLYAYRTEGATASYVGSSLKLAQQFVQHLDPKPSALILKPMDLYSGLGVEKLSLNAWEKRFEEKVVELQGPVIVQPFIEAVAMGEIRSLYFKGKELGTILKTPKDGEFLSNIAQGATFHAEPLTPKTRAQCETIVKELMEFGVDWVAFDILGDSVQEVNITCPGLLVEVSYAHKKNLADVVIDMLD is encoded by the coding sequence ATGCGCCACTTGCTACTAATTGATCCCATTGAAAAACTAAACATTAAAAAAGATTCTTCTCTAATGCTGGCACTTGCTATGCAGAAGAGAGGAATCGAGTGTTACGTTCTCTTTGAACGTGACTTCGCGATTCATAATCAAGGCATGCAGAAACTTCGTGTTCATTCTTTTAAAGGCACCTTGAAAGAGGACCAGATTTATCTGGCGAGCTTTGAGACCACTGGTGAGAAGGTGATTGAACTCACAACGAATGATGTTCTTCACATGCGTCTTGATCCACCATTTGATAGCCGTTATCTGCGCATTTTGTGGATGCTTGATCATTTAGTATCAATGGGCATTAAGGTCATGAATGATCCTCGCGGGATCATGAATTTTAATGAAAAGCTTTATGCCTACCGCACAGAAGGAGCGACCGCCAGTTACGTGGGGTCGAGCTTAAAACTCGCTCAACAATTTGTGCAGCACCTGGATCCGAAACCATCTGCTTTGATCTTAAAACCTATGGATCTTTATAGTGGGTTAGGGGTCGAGAAGCTTTCTCTTAATGCCTGGGAAAAACGCTTTGAAGAAAAAGTCGTTGAGCTTCAGGGGCCTGTGATTGTTCAGCCGTTTATTGAGGCAGTTGCAATGGGCGAAATCCGCTCTCTTTACTTTAAGGGTAAGGAGCTAGGGACCATTCTTAAAACGCCAAAAGACGGGGAATTCCTTTCGAATATCGCTCAGGGCGCTACCTTCCATGCCGAGCCATTAACTCCAAAAACACGTGCTCAATGCGAGACGATTGTAAAAGAGCTGATGGAGTTTGGTGTTGATTGGGTCGCTTTTGATATTCTGGGAGATTCAGTTCAGGAAGTGAATATTACGTGTCCGGGACTTTTAGTTGAAGTCAGCTACGCCCACAAGAAGAATCTTGCGGACGTAGTGATTGATATGCTGGATTAG
- a CDS encoding aminopeptidase, with translation MLKILMLLFLCSSCGMMGYLTEQGFGQAKVHWGAKKNEVYLDDPKVSEDVKRKILLVGEYKKFFYHYFGAKPTNIYTKTTILPNKAVTYLVIASPHTKIEAHEFNFPIMGSFPYIGFFQKDSAIEYAKDLREDENLVTWIRPVYAYSSLGLLEDRILSSFFQYDDVELAELVFHELFHTIFFIKNEVDLNENLANLYGQAMLQEYFKGRPELEDYLAREAKKKKVSLRVVELISILQTEFAKLGGFITNEKADELTQRFITEVFRPDLRSLCAKLELDEEDCEIKDDWNQASFAAFLTYEEEQDFLEKLMVQNNFDLKQYLIWLRMEYDKFDDQDKIESFTDYLKLKVPHAPLATN, from the coding sequence ATGTTGAAAATCTTGATGCTTTTATTCTTGTGCTCGAGCTGTGGCATGATGGGTTACCTTACTGAGCAAGGGTTTGGTCAGGCGAAGGTCCATTGGGGTGCCAAGAAAAACGAAGTGTACCTGGATGACCCGAAGGTCTCTGAGGACGTGAAGAGAAAGATTCTTCTGGTGGGGGAGTATAAGAAATTCTTCTATCACTACTTTGGTGCAAAACCGACCAACATCTACACCAAGACCACAATCTTACCCAATAAGGCAGTGACTTATCTCGTGATCGCAAGTCCTCATACCAAGATTGAGGCCCACGAATTTAATTTTCCGATCATGGGCAGCTTTCCTTACATCGGTTTCTTCCAGAAAGATTCGGCCATTGAATATGCTAAAGACCTTCGCGAAGATGAAAATCTCGTGACCTGGATTCGCCCGGTTTACGCTTACTCATCTCTGGGATTGTTAGAAGACCGCATTCTCTCATCTTTCTTTCAGTATGATGATGTGGAACTCGCTGAACTTGTTTTCCATGAACTCTTCCACACAATTTTCTTTATTAAGAATGAAGTGGATCTGAATGAGAATCTTGCCAATCTTTATGGTCAGGCCATGCTTCAGGAATATTTTAAGGGCCGACCTGAACTTGAAGATTACCTTGCTCGTGAGGCGAAGAAGAAAAAGGTAAGTCTTCGGGTGGTGGAGCTGATTTCAATTCTTCAAACTGAATTTGCAAAACTCGGTGGCTTCATTACCAATGAAAAGGCCGATGAGCTGACTCAGCGTTTTATCACAGAAGTTTTTCGTCCGGACCTCAGATCTCTTTGCGCCAAATTGGAATTGGATGAAGAGGACTGCGAAATCAAGGACGACTGGAACCAAGCAAGCTTTGCTGCGTTTCTCACTTATGAAGAAGAGCAGGATTTCTTAGAAAAACTCATGGTTCAGAATAATTTCGACTTAAAACAGTACTTAATTTGGCTTAGAATGGAGTACGACAAGTTTGACGATCAAGATAAGATCGAAAGCTTTACCGATTACCTGAAACTAAAGGTACCCCATGCGCCACTTGCTACTAATTGA
- a CDS encoding YbaN family protein, whose protein sequence is MKPIWFVCAWIAFAIGIVGAFLPILPTTPFLILSAFLFSKSSPRFHAWILNLPLAGEGIKDWQQNRVIRTKAKIWCSIMILISVVVILTNGNIHLAVKIIVPIILVSVWAFVVSRKSE, encoded by the coding sequence GTGAAACCGATTTGGTTTGTCTGTGCATGGATCGCGTTCGCAATTGGTATTGTGGGCGCGTTCCTTCCCATCCTTCCCACAACGCCGTTTTTAATTCTCTCGGCCTTTCTCTTTTCTAAGTCCTCACCACGCTTTCATGCCTGGATTTTGAATCTTCCGCTGGCAGGCGAGGGGATCAAGGACTGGCAACAAAACCGAGTCATCCGCACTAAGGCCAAAATTTGGTGCTCTATCATGATCCTTATCTCGGTAGTGGTCATTCTCACAAATGGTAATATCCATCTTGCAGTTAAAATCATTGTTCCGATCATCCTGGTCTCCGTTTGGGCCTTCGTTGTGAGCAGAAAGAGCGAATAA
- the miaB gene encoding tRNA (N6-isopentenyl adenosine(37)-C2)-methylthiotransferase MiaB, whose amino-acid sequence MENTTKNDSVKVGELEFPPRKVWMKTYGCQMNYHDSERIMSHLSGMNFTKTEEQSEADLVIFNTCAVRDLANQKFYSHLGETKKLKTNPDIDPETGLKKNVIVAAGGCIAQTEGKDLVQKYKQLDFAFGTDVIDNIGEMVYRAYAGEKKFTVTAWDRSDNYSIETKITQGTPQAFVNIIKGCDKFCSYCIVPFTRGREKSRRLAEVVTDVKRLVEYSGIQEVMLLGQNVNSFGKDNGESLGQLIMELEKVNGLHLLRYTTSHPYDVTDDLVEAHANSKKLANHLHLPVQSGSNTVLQRMLREYTVEHYLSLLAKMRKANPEMVITSDIIAGFPNETEEEHQQTLQLLKDAQFDNIYAYAYSSRKGTKAARMNDVLTDDIRGRRLREVMDLQLSIQAEIRRGMTGKTYRVLVDGKNINKGVQKWQGRTSCNRIVHFEPANPEQDYMWNWVDVEITSATALSTQGTLIKEYGKTL is encoded by the coding sequence ATGGAAAACACTACGAAAAACGACTCAGTGAAAGTCGGCGAACTCGAATTCCCACCACGTAAAGTTTGGATGAAAACTTACGGCTGTCAGATGAACTATCATGACAGTGAACGAATCATGTCCCACTTGTCGGGGATGAACTTCACAAAAACAGAAGAGCAATCGGAAGCAGACCTGGTGATCTTTAACACTTGTGCTGTTCGCGATCTTGCTAACCAAAAGTTTTATTCTCACTTAGGTGAAACGAAGAAATTAAAAACCAATCCTGATATTGATCCGGAAACGGGCCTTAAGAAAAACGTGATTGTTGCGGCCGGTGGATGTATCGCTCAAACGGAAGGGAAGGACCTGGTTCAAAAGTATAAGCAACTAGACTTCGCATTCGGTACAGATGTGATCGATAACATCGGTGAAATGGTTTACCGCGCTTACGCTGGTGAGAAGAAATTCACTGTGACTGCCTGGGACCGCTCGGACAATTACTCAATCGAAACAAAAATTACTCAAGGAACTCCGCAAGCATTTGTGAATATCATCAAGGGCTGCGATAAGTTCTGTTCATACTGTATTGTTCCTTTCACTCGCGGAAGAGAAAAGTCTCGTCGTCTTGCTGAAGTGGTAACAGACGTGAAGCGCCTGGTGGAATACTCTGGCATTCAGGAAGTCATGCTTCTGGGTCAGAACGTGAACTCATTCGGGAAAGACAATGGTGAATCTCTGGGCCAGCTTATTATGGAACTCGAGAAAGTGAACGGTCTTCACCTTCTTCGTTATACAACGTCTCATCCATACGACGTGACTGATGATCTGGTAGAGGCTCACGCAAATTCTAAAAAACTGGCCAACCACCTTCACCTTCCGGTGCAGTCTGGTTCTAATACTGTTCTTCAGCGTATGCTTCGTGAGTATACAGTTGAGCACTACCTTTCACTTCTAGCGAAGATGAGAAAGGCAAACCCTGAGATGGTGATCACAAGTGACATCATCGCGGGCTTCCCGAATGAGACGGAAGAAGAGCATCAGCAAACACTTCAACTTTTAAAAGACGCTCAGTTCGATAACATCTACGCTTACGCTTATTCTTCTCGTAAGGGAACAAAAGCGGCACGTATGAATGATGTTCTAACTGACGATATACGTGGTCGTCGTCTACGTGAAGTGATGGACCTTCAGTTATCAATCCAGGCGGAAATCCGTCGTGGTATGACTGGAAAAACTTATCGCGTGCTAGTCGATGGTAAGAACATCAATAAAGGTGTGCAGAAGTGGCAGGGCCGCACGTCTTGTAACCGCATTGTTCACTTTGAACCAGCTAATCCAGAGCAGGATTACATGTGGAACTGGGTGGATGTGGAAATCACATCTGCGACCGCACTTTCGACTCAAGGAACTCTGATTAAGGAATACGGGAAAACGCTGTGA